The Actinomycetota bacterium genome contains a region encoding:
- a CDS encoding VWA domain-containing protein, with protein sequence MSFIWPALLATVLLVPLAVLGYIAGQRRRNIRVNALASSGLVTIGSPTALGRRRHVPFLIFMFGFILLAVSVARPQVALAVPQLTGTVVLAVDVSNSMAADDIKPSRLAAAQAAAKEFVQKQPSGVEIGLVALGSGAQVVAEPTDNRQELLAAIDRLSSGGSTQIGTGLLAALNTILDQPVALTPEQLEGDLTGLDIGYHPSAAIVLASDGEATGGPDPDLVADIAAAAGVKITTVGIGSADGAVIEVDGYQVATSLDAEFLGNIAELTGGKYYQAQDANALLQVYDGLDMQWEVKAEEVEVTALFSLAAVMVFFIAAILSMRWLGRVV encoded by the coding sequence ATGTCCTTCATCTGGCCGGCGCTGCTCGCGACTGTGCTGCTCGTTCCGCTAGCAGTGCTTGGCTACATCGCTGGGCAGCGCCGACGCAATATCCGGGTGAATGCGCTCGCCAGTTCGGGACTGGTGACCATCGGATCACCCACAGCCCTGGGCCGCCGCCGACACGTGCCATTCCTCATCTTCATGTTCGGCTTCATCTTGCTCGCAGTCTCCGTTGCCCGCCCACAGGTGGCCTTGGCCGTTCCGCAATTGACTGGAACCGTCGTTCTCGCAGTTGATGTGTCCAACAGCATGGCGGCCGACGACATCAAGCCGAGCCGCCTGGCAGCAGCGCAGGCAGCAGCCAAGGAGTTTGTGCAGAAGCAGCCATCAGGCGTGGAGATCGGCTTGGTGGCACTGGGCAGCGGCGCTCAGGTCGTGGCCGAACCGACCGACAATCGCCAGGAGTTGCTGGCCGCCATCGATCGACTCTCCAGCGGTGGCAGCACCCAGATCGGGACCGGCTTGCTCGCTGCTTTGAACACGATCCTGGATCAGCCAGTAGCGCTGACACCGGAGCAACTCGAAGGTGACCTCACCGGGCTGGACATCGGCTACCACCCATCTGCCGCAATCGTGCTCGCGTCCGATGGGGAGGCCACGGGAGGACCTGACCCAGATCTGGTCGCTGACATCGCCGCTGCGGCCGGGGTGAAGATCACGACCGTGGGCATCGGCAGCGCCGATGGCGCTGTCATCGAAGTCGATGGCTATCAAGTGGCCACCTCACTGGACGCGGAGTTCCTTGGCAACATCGCCGAGCTGACTGGCGGCAAGTACTACCAGGCCCAGGATGCAAACGCCCTACTGCAGGTCTATGACGGATTGGACATGCAGTGGGAGGTGAAGGCTGAAGAGGTCGAGGTCACTGCGCTTTTCAGTCTCGCGGCAGTCATGGTCTTCTTCATCGCGGCCATCTTGTCGATGCGCTGGCTCGGGCGGGTGGTGTGA